ATTCCAACATCCTTTTTACTGGTACAGTGCACCTGCCATTATCAAGCAATGGCAGGACCTCGTGCTGGAACATGGCTGGGCCTATGGTCGTACGGGTACGGCTCTCCGGGGCAAGCGGATTACGAATGTAATTTCTGCAGGAACCATGGAGACCGCTTACCAGAAAGACGGATGGCACCAACATCCATTGCCCGATTTTCTGTTGCCATTCAAACAGACAGCTACACTTTGTAATATGCAGTACCTGGAACCATTCGTAGTGTATGGTACTCACCAGATGGATGCCACCGGCATCAGTGAACAGGCTATCAGTTACAAACAATTTCTGGAAAACTTAAGGGACAGATAACTATGGAGCATTCATACTTTTTTATAACCATGATCTATCTCGCGGCGGCAGTGGTGTTTATACCCATTGCCAAAAAGCTGGGCCTGGGCTCTGTACTGGGTTATCTACTGGCAGGGGTAGTGATTGGACCTTCCCTCATGGGGTTTATTGGGAGTGAAGGGCAGGATCTTATGCACTTCGCAGAGTTTGGGGTGGTAATGATGCTGTTCCTGATCGGGATAGAGTTAGAACCTGCGTTGCTATGGAACCTGCGGGCGCCGATATTGGGGCTGGGGGGATTGCAGGTGTTGATTACTACGGCAGCGGTAGCGGGTTTAGCCATGCTACTGGGGCAACCACTCAATGCTGCACTGGCATTGGGCATGATCTTATCGCTTTCTTCCACAGCTATTGTGCTGCAAAGTCTCAAGGAGAAAGGGCAGTTGTCTTCTGCTGCTGGTCAAAGTGCATTTTCAGTATTACTGTTCCAGGATATCGCAGTTATTCCTATGCTGGCGGTTTTTCCATTGCTGGCGGGGACCTCATCACCGGAAGGCAGCCATAGCGAGTCATCATTAAGAGATAATTTACCAGCATGGGGGCAAACGCTGGTGGTACTGGGAGCTGTGGTCGTGATTGTGGTAGCAGGGCGATACCTGTTAAGACCCTTGTTGCGCATTATTGCTGCGACAAGGGTGAGAGAGTTGTTCACAGCGTTTTCTTTATTGCTGGTAGTGGCGATATCAGTGCTCATGTCGCTGGTGGGATTGAGTCCGGCACTGGGTGCCTTCTTAGGGGGCGTAGTACTGGCGAACAGTGAGTATCGCCATGAACTGGAAAGTGATATTGAGCCATTCAAGGGGTTGCTGCTAGGACTGTTTTTTATGGCCGTAGGCGCGTCTATCGACTTCAAACTGATACTGAGTATGCCCTGGGTGATTTTAGGGCTTGTAATAGGCTTAATGGCACTAAAGTCACTGATACTGTTAACGTTAGGTAAGGTCTTCAAGGTCAAAATTGAGCAAAATCTGTTATTTGCCATCGCTTTATCGCAGGTTGGAGAGTTTGCCTTTATATTGTTGTCATTTTCGAACCAGAATAATATACTGCCGCAGGCCACTGTGAGTATCCTTACGGCGGTGGTTGCGATCAGCATGGCGCTGACACCGTTGTTGCTACTGGCTTATGAAAGGTTAATACAACCCCGGTTCAGTGTACAACCTGCGAACACACGGGAGGCTGATGAGATACAGGAAAAACATCCGATCATCATTGCCGGCTTTGGCCGTTTTGGCAATATAGTAGGGCGTTTCCTCAGGGTAAATGGAGTGAAAGCTACCATCCTCGACCTGGATTCTGACAGGGTAGATGCCCTGCACAACCTGGGTGTGAAGGTATATTATGGCGATGCTGCCCGCAGAGACATGCTGGAATCAGCAGGAGCGGCAGAGGCCAAAGTGATCATTGTAGCGATGGATACAGTAGAGCAGACATTGGAAGTAGTACGGGTAGTGAGAAAACACTTCCCTCACCTGCAAATGTTGGTGAAAGCAGAGAACATACCCGATACTTTTGAGCTGATGGACCTCGGTGTACTACACATCTACAGGGAAACCCTGGATACTTCCCTGCGTATGGGAGCAGATGCCCTGCAGATGCTGGGTATCAGGGCATATCATGCATATAGGAATGCAGGCACCTTTCGTAAGCAGGATGAAAAAGCCATGAAAGGGCTATCCGCTATACGCGATGATAAAAAGTTGTATATCAATACTGTGAAGGAACGTATTGAGGAGTTGGAGAAACTGATGTCCGGTGAAAGAACGACCAGATTTAATCCGTCTGGTTTGGGATGGGATGAGCAGTCACTGATAGATGAAGCAAGGCAGGACGAGTAAGGAACCCTTACTCAGCCAGCGCTTCTTCAATCTTTTCAGCAATAAAGGCAATGAGCCCGTGATCAACTGATCTGGAGGAGTGGGGCACCTCACTGATAGCACGCAAGCGACCTTCTTCATCCTGTTCAAATGTGACTTCGTGTTCTTCTACGGTAACTTTAAATGCAATCTTATAAGTCTGTACCCATGGCCGCACTTCGATGATGTGCGGCTTTCCTTTGTACTCAAATTTCAGAATAAAATTAAAATCCTCCATCGGACTATTTCCCAGTGTTTTTAATAATGGCGTCGGTTAACAAAGGTCAGCAGCCGTTTACACATCGATGCTTCCATCCATATCCATACTACGGTTGCGCATTCTTACTTTTTCATCTCTTGAGAGCTGATGTATGAACATCAGAGAGAAGAATGCAGCCGCACTAATGATGAAGATGTAGCCTATAAAGCCCAGGGTGTGAAATACCCTGAACCAGGCCCAATCGTTTGTGAAAGCATATTGTGCTAATACGGCGAATACTGTTCCTACGGTAGCAAACGCAAATGCAATTCTCTTCATAAAGGTAAATTTTGGGATCCGGTTTTGATCTTTTTCCTTTTGGTTTTTATAATACTGTCCAGATGCTATTAAACAATGACAATTCTTATGCTAATATTTGGGGCAAGCCCAATGCCACGGCATTAGGTAGCACAAAGGTACTATACCCAGTTATATCTTCGAGTATATTTTTCCACATTTGTGGCAAATATTGAAAATGTGAATAACTATTGTTGGCAAATTGTACACATATGCATATAGAAAATAATATATCCCCATATGGAAATAAGAAAGCCGGAGTAAGAATACTCCGGCTCATTACCTAAACCTACAACTGTTACACTGTTAGTAACATATCTTTAATATCTTTTAGTGCATTGCACTTGCGTCCAGTTTACCTTGTTGCTTGTTGCTCTTCACCATGAGTACGAATGGTACGCAGATGAGGAACAGGATACCCAGATACAGGAACACATCCATATAGGACATTACTGTAGCCTGTTTCAATACGCTGTACTCAAGTCCCTGATAAGCACTTCCCAACGCTGATTTCGTATCCATACCTTTGCTTGCCCAGGAAGCTGCAGCGGAATGGACTCTGTTCATCACATCAGGATTGTTGGTATCCAGCTTGCTCACCAGGTCCATACGGTGCAGCTCATTACGTCTTGACACGAAGGTCGTAATCAGTGCCACCCCGAAGGAACCTCCCAACTGACGCATCATACCCGTGAATGCAGCACCCTGACCAATCTGTTGCCCTTTCAGGGTAGAAAGAGACAGTGCTGTGATCGGGATAAACAGCATACCCATACCAATACCACGTACGATCAGCATCCAGAAGAAATCATCTTTACCTGTATCGGGAGAAATGATTTTGTATCCCCAGAAGCTATATACAAAGAACAGCACCATACCTGCGGCTACCAGATACTGATTAGGTACCCCTTTTTCCAGCAGCTTACCAATCAGTGGCATCATAACTGCGGTCATCAATGCCGCCGGTATCATGAGCATACCTGACTGGGTAGCGGTCCATCCAAGCAGTCCCTGCGTATACAGGGGAATGATGAAAGTAGATCCGTACAGACCGAAACCTAACAGGAAGGATAGTAATGTACCTACCCGGAGGTTTGGATTCGCTAATACCCTTAACTCTACGATCGGATTTTTATATACCAG
This Chitinophaga sancti DNA region includes the following protein-coding sequences:
- a CDS encoding monovalent cation:proton antiporter-2 (CPA2) family protein, yielding MIYLAAAVVFIPIAKKLGLGSVLGYLLAGVVIGPSLMGFIGSEGQDLMHFAEFGVVMMLFLIGIELEPALLWNLRAPILGLGGLQVLITTAAVAGLAMLLGQPLNAALALGMILSLSSTAIVLQSLKEKGQLSSAAGQSAFSVLLFQDIAVIPMLAVFPLLAGTSSPEGSHSESSLRDNLPAWGQTLVVLGAVVVIVVAGRYLLRPLLRIIAATRVRELFTAFSLLLVVAISVLMSLVGLSPALGAFLGGVVLANSEYRHELESDIEPFKGLLLGLFFMAVGASIDFKLILSMPWVILGLVIGLMALKSLILLTLGKVFKVKIEQNLLFAIALSQVGEFAFILLSFSNQNNILPQATVSILTAVVAISMALTPLLLLAYERLIQPRFSVQPANTREADEIQEKHPIIIAGFGRFGNIVGRFLRVNGVKATILDLDSDRVDALHNLGVKVYYGDAARRDMLESAGAAEAKVIIVAMDTVEQTLEVVRVVRKHFPHLQMLVKAENIPDTFELMDLGVLHIYRETLDTSLRMGADALQMLGIRAYHAYRNAGTFRKQDEKAMKGLSAIRDDKKLYINTVKERIEELEKLMSGERTTRFNPSGLGWDEQSLIDEARQDE
- a CDS encoding NAD(P)H-dependent oxidoreductase, with the translated sequence MSRILILFAHPAFEKSRVHHQLLAAIRGMQGVTVHDLYETYPDLNIDVRQEQGLLLQHDIILFQHPFYWYSAPAIIKQWQDLVLEHGWAYGRTGTALRGKRITNVISAGTMETAYQKDGWHQHPLPDFLLPFKQTATLCNMQYLEPFVVYGTHQMDATGISEQAISYKQFLENLRDR
- a CDS encoding DHA2 family efflux MFS transporter permease subunit, which translates into the protein MQQENLVEYGARRVIITITAIFCALLEIVDTTIVNVALNDMRGNMGATLSEIGWVITAYAIGNVIVVPMTSWLSQQFGRRNYFAVSIIIFTISSFLCGNAHTLWELVLFRFIQGLGGGALLVTSQTIITESYPPEKRGMAQAIYGLGVIIGPTLGPPLGGYIVDNFAWPYIFYINIPIGVIATLLTLQFVRSPKYAEKKSASEIDWWGIGFLAMAVGSLQYVLERGQEDDWFNDTTILVLGIAAVLGFFFFIWRELVYKNPIVELRVLANPNLRVGTLLSFLLGFGLYGSTFIIPLYTQGLLGWTATQSGMLMIPAALMTAVMMPLIGKLLEKGVPNQYLVAAGMVLFFVYSFWGYKIISPDTGKDDFFWMLIVRGIGMGMLFIPITALSLSTLKGQQIGQGAAFTGMMRQLGGSFGVALITTFVSRRNELHRMDLVSKLDTNNPDVMNRVHSAAASWASKGMDTKSALGSAYQGLEYSVLKQATVMSYMDVFLYLGILFLICVPFVLMVKSNKQQGKLDASAMH